In Janibacter cremeus, a genomic segment contains:
- a CDS encoding acyl-CoA carboxylase subunit beta produces MARQPNAASASVGKKVKVPREEDPRNPNHRLADFLDDGSLELITADDDSGMLAATGTVDGRPVVTFSSDATIMGGAMGVAGCKVVVAAYERALADGVPVVGLWHSGGARLPEGVVSLHAVGEVFAIMTRASGRIPQISVVIGAAAGGAAYGPALTDIVILAPEGRIFVTGPDVVRSVTGEDVDALRLGGPEPHGRRSGVVHVLAESIDDAYARAGVLCELLSNQGTFAVGDVADVDLAEQLPESTKRAYDVHPLIEMLLDAGPVQELHARWAPNIVTSLGRLGGRTVGVVANNPMRLGGCLDSSSAEKAARFVRMCDAFGVPLVVLVDVPGYLPGVGQEWDGVVRRGAKLLHAFAEAVVPRVSVVTRKTYGGAYIAMNSRSLGATKVFAWPDAQVAVMGSVAAIRILHRRRLAEVEESERAAVEQELADEHDRLSGGLPRAVEIGVVDEIVEPTRTRSAVATALAEAPARRGEHGNIPL; encoded by the coding sequence ATGGCGCGCCAGCCCAACGCGGCCTCGGCGAGCGTTGGGAAGAAGGTCAAGGTCCCCCGCGAGGAGGACCCCCGCAACCCGAACCATCGCCTGGCCGACTTCCTCGACGACGGCTCCCTCGAGTTGATCACCGCCGACGACGACTCCGGCATGCTCGCCGCGACCGGCACCGTCGACGGCCGGCCCGTCGTCACCTTCTCCAGCGACGCCACGATCATGGGCGGTGCCATGGGTGTCGCCGGCTGCAAGGTCGTCGTCGCCGCCTACGAGCGCGCCCTGGCCGACGGTGTCCCCGTGGTCGGGCTCTGGCATTCCGGTGGGGCCCGACTGCCCGAGGGCGTGGTCTCCCTCCATGCCGTCGGTGAGGTCTTCGCGATCATGACCCGCGCCTCGGGAAGGATCCCGCAGATCTCCGTGGTCATCGGTGCGGCCGCCGGTGGCGCCGCCTACGGGCCGGCGCTGACCGACATCGTCATCCTCGCCCCGGAGGGGCGGATCTTCGTCACCGGGCCGGACGTCGTCCGCTCGGTCACCGGCGAGGACGTCGACGCCCTGCGCCTCGGCGGTCCCGAGCCCCATGGTCGCCGCTCCGGTGTCGTGCACGTGCTCGCCGAGTCCATCGACGACGCCTACGCCCGCGCGGGCGTGCTGTGCGAGCTGCTCTCCAACCAGGGCACCTTCGCCGTCGGCGACGTCGCCGATGTTGATCTGGCCGAGCAGCTGCCCGAGTCGACCAAGCGCGCCTACGACGTGCACCCCCTCATCGAGATGCTGCTCGACGCGGGGCCGGTCCAGGAGCTCCACGCGCGGTGGGCACCCAACATCGTCACCAGCCTCGGCCGCCTCGGTGGCCGTACCGTCGGCGTCGTCGCCAACAACCCGATGCGTCTGGGTGGTTGCCTGGACTCCTCGTCCGCGGAGAAGGCGGCACGGTTCGTGCGGATGTGCGATGCCTTCGGGGTGCCACTCGTCGTCCTCGTCGACGTCCCCGGGTACCTACCGGGCGTCGGCCAGGAGTGGGACGGAGTCGTGCGCCGCGGCGCCAAGCTGCTGCACGCCTTCGCCGAGGCGGTCGTGCCACGTGTGAGCGTCGTGACGCGCAAGACCTACGGTGGTGCCTACATCGCGATGAACTCGCGCTCGCTGGGCGCCACGAAGGTCTTCGCCTGGCCGGACGCGCAGGTCGCCGTCATGGGCTCGGTGGCTGCCATCCGTATCCTGCACCGTCGCCGTCTGGCGGAGGTCGAGGAGTCCGAGCGCGCCGCCGTCGAGCAGGAGCTCGCCGACGAGCACGACCGCCTCTCCGGGGGCCTGCCGCGTGCCGTCGAGATCGGGGTCGTCGACGAGATCGTCGAGCCGACACGGACCCGCTCGGCCGTGGCCACCGCCCTGGCCGAGGCGCCCGCACGACGTGGGGAGCACGGCAACATCCCGTTGTGA
- a CDS encoding beta-ketoacyl-[acyl-carrier-protein] synthase family protein, which produces MTSPRPTVVVTGLGATTPLGGTAEETWQAALAGRSGAGPLDASWVEDYQLPVTFAAQLATPVTEVLKKVETKRLDPFAQYALVAAREAWANAGAPEVEPERLASSVGTGIGGVQTLLTAWESLRTKGARRVYPLSIPMLMPNSAAGTVSLEFGARAGAHTLVSACSSGAESIAYGLHLIREGLADVVIAGGSEASIHPLPIAGFTQMQALSTRNDSPETASRPYDTDRDGFLLGEGGAILVLESEEHAKARGANIIATLAGAGVSADSHHIAAPEPEGAGAARAMVDAVRDAGATAKDLSHINAHATSTPVGDVAEVAAVRRAFGADADHMAISGTKSMTGHLLGAAGALEAVFAAQSVRDRKAPPTINIENLDPAVDLDIVRDTPRDLPEGDLLVLDNSFGFGGHNVALAFGSY; this is translated from the coding sequence ATGACCTCTCCCCGGCCCACCGTCGTCGTCACCGGTCTTGGCGCGACCACCCCGCTCGGCGGCACCGCCGAGGAGACCTGGCAGGCCGCCCTCGCCGGCCGGTCGGGCGCCGGCCCGCTCGATGCCTCGTGGGTCGAGGACTACCAGCTCCCGGTGACCTTCGCCGCACAGCTGGCCACCCCCGTCACCGAGGTGCTGAAGAAGGTCGAGACCAAGCGCCTCGACCCCTTCGCCCAGTACGCGCTCGTCGCCGCCCGTGAGGCCTGGGCCAACGCCGGCGCCCCCGAGGTCGAGCCCGAGCGCCTCGCGAGCTCCGTCGGTACCGGCATCGGCGGCGTGCAGACACTGCTGACGGCGTGGGAGTCACTGCGCACCAAGGGAGCCCGACGCGTCTACCCGCTGTCCATCCCGATGCTCATGCCCAACAGCGCTGCCGGCACCGTCTCGCTGGAGTTCGGCGCCCGTGCAGGAGCGCACACCCTCGTCTCCGCCTGCTCCTCCGGCGCGGAGTCCATCGCCTACGGGCTGCACCTCATCCGCGAGGGCCTGGCCGATGTCGTCATCGCCGGCGGCTCCGAGGCGTCGATCCACCCCCTGCCGATCGCCGGGTTCACCCAGATGCAGGCGCTGTCCACCCGCAACGACTCCCCGGAGACGGCCTCGCGCCCCTACGACACCGACCGGGACGGCTTCCTGCTGGGTGAGGGTGGCGCGATCCTCGTGCTGGAGTCCGAGGAGCACGCCAAGGCGCGCGGCGCGAACATCATCGCCACCCTCGCCGGAGCCGGCGTCAGCGCCGACTCGCACCACATCGCCGCGCCCGAGCCCGAGGGCGCCGGCGCCGCCCGGGCCATGGTCGATGCCGTCCGTGACGCGGGTGCCACTGCGAAGGACCTCAGCCACATCAACGCGCACGCCACCTCCACCCCCGTGGGTGACGTCGCCGAGGTCGCGGCGGTCCGGCGCGCCTTCGGCGCGGACGCCGACCACATGGCCATCAGCGGCACGAAGTCGATGACTGGTCACCTGCTCGGTGCCGCCGGTGCGCTCGAAGCGGTCTTCGCCGCACAGTCGGTCCGGGACCGCAAGGCCCCGCCGACGATCAACATCGAGAATCTCGACCCGGCCGTCGACCTCGACATCGTGCGCGACACACCGCGCGACCTCCCCGAGGGCGACCTGCTCGTGCTGGACAACTCCTTCGGCTTCGGCGGGCACAACGTCGCCCTCGCCTTCGGGAGCTACTGA
- a CDS encoding acyl carrier protein, with protein sequence MAHTEQDILAGLADIVSEETGVDASEVTADKTFTDDLDVDSLSMMTIAVTAEEKFGAKIPDEEVKNLKTVGDAVNYIKANQAA encoded by the coding sequence ATGGCCCACACCGAGCAGGACATCCTCGCCGGCCTCGCCGACATCGTCTCGGAGGAGACGGGCGTCGACGCGTCCGAGGTCACCGCGGACAAGACCTTCACCGACGACCTCGACGTCGACTCGCTGTCGATGATGACCATCGCGGTCACCGCCGAGGAGAAGTTCGGGGCCAAGATCCCCGACGAGGAGGTCAAGAACCTCAAGACCGTCGGCGACGCCGTCAACTACATCAAGGCCAACCAGGCCGCCTGA
- a CDS encoding beta-ketoacyl-ACP synthase III — protein MTSGLAVPTELHHARITGTGSYRPKRVVPNSEIIEAIDSSDQWIRERSGIESRHRAAPDESVVDMSEHASRAALEYAGIDAGELDAVIVATVTHPYQTPAAAPELAARFGSTAAAFDLSAACAGFCHALSVANDQVRVGTAEHVLVVGVEKMLDFTDPQDRGSAFIFGDGAGAAIVSRSETPGIGPTVWGSDGEKKALITSRNSWMELAEDRDMPWPAIIMEGPSVFRWAVWSMAKEAQRALDAAGVRAQDLAAFIPHQANVRIIDQMAKELGLPKDLPIARDIRTTANTSGASVPLAMDRMLREGEVAPGGLALLIGFGAGLVWAAQVVTLP, from the coding sequence ATGACGAGCGGCCTGGCAGTTCCCACCGAGCTCCACCACGCCCGGATCACCGGTACCGGCAGCTACCGCCCGAAGCGGGTGGTGCCCAACAGCGAGATCATCGAGGCGATCGACTCCTCCGACCAGTGGATCCGCGAGCGATCCGGCATCGAGTCGCGTCACCGCGCCGCACCGGACGAGAGCGTCGTCGACATGTCCGAGCACGCCTCCCGGGCAGCCCTGGAGTACGCCGGCATCGACGCGGGCGAGCTCGATGCCGTCATCGTCGCCACCGTGACCCACCCGTACCAGACCCCCGCTGCCGCACCGGAGCTCGCTGCCCGGTTCGGCTCCACTGCTGCGGCCTTCGACCTGTCGGCCGCGTGCGCCGGCTTCTGCCACGCCCTGTCCGTGGCCAACGACCAGGTCCGCGTCGGCACGGCGGAGCACGTGCTCGTCGTCGGCGTGGAGAAGATGCTCGACTTCACCGACCCGCAGGACCGGGGGTCGGCCTTCATCTTCGGTGACGGCGCCGGAGCCGCGATCGTCTCCCGCAGCGAGACCCCCGGCATCGGTCCGACGGTGTGGGGCAGCGACGGCGAGAAGAAGGCACTGATCACCTCGCGCAACTCGTGGATGGAGCTGGCCGAGGACCGCGACATGCCGTGGCCGGCGATCATCATGGAGGGGCCGAGCGTCTTCCGCTGGGCAGTCTGGTCGATGGCCAAGGAGGCCCAGCGGGCCCTCGACGCCGCGGGCGTGCGGGCCCAGGACCTCGCCGCCTTCATCCCCCACCAGGCCAACGTGCGCATCATCGACCAGATGGCCAAGGAGCTCGGCCTGCCGAAGGACCTGCCCATCGCCCGCGACATCCGCACCACCGCCAACACCTCGGGCGCATCCGTCCCGCTGGCGATGGACCGGATGCTGCGCGAGGGCGAGGTGGCCCCGGGCGGCCTGGCCCTGCTGATCGGCTTCGGCGCCGGCCTCGTCTGGGCGGCGCAGGTCGTGACCCTCCCCTAG
- a CDS encoding acyltransferase domain-containing protein — protein MLAITCPGQGSQTPGFLAPWLELPGVSDRLHWLSAVAGMDLEAHGTTSDEETIKDTAVAQPLIVASGLLSLLALFEHPADGFRVVGAGAGHSVGEITAAAAAGVISAEQAMVLVRERGRSMATAATTTPTGMSAVLGGDPDEVASVLESHGLTPANVNGAGQVVAAGTLEQLAALADNPPAKTRVMPLKVAGAFHTEHMAPAVDDLARLSRAVSVHDARVPLVSNVDGEVIHSGREALRRIVSQVRNPVRWDLCMETMRDLGVTGIIEIPPAGTLTGLAKRGLKGVEVLALKSPEDLDAAHRMVREHGSAREASQPTWRLVTAPVKGTVAITASTPGTAVPAGDVVARISSLRDTREVLADHAGTVVEWLVEDGDPVSPGQPLLRLHPEGSIA, from the coding sequence GTGCTCGCCATCACCTGTCCAGGCCAGGGCTCCCAGACGCCCGGCTTCCTCGCCCCGTGGCTCGAACTCCCCGGCGTCTCCGACCGCCTCCACTGGCTCTCGGCCGTCGCCGGCATGGACCTCGAGGCGCATGGCACGACCTCCGACGAGGAGACCATCAAGGACACCGCGGTCGCCCAGCCGCTGATCGTCGCCTCGGGTCTGCTCTCCCTGCTCGCACTCTTCGAGCACCCGGCCGACGGCTTCCGCGTCGTCGGTGCCGGTGCCGGACACAGCGTCGGGGAGATCACCGCAGCCGCGGCCGCCGGCGTGATCAGCGCGGAGCAGGCCATGGTCCTGGTCCGTGAACGTGGTCGCTCCATGGCCACGGCGGCCACGACCACCCCGACCGGCATGAGCGCCGTCCTCGGCGGCGACCCGGACGAGGTCGCCAGCGTCCTCGAGTCCCACGGGCTCACCCCGGCCAACGTCAACGGCGCCGGACAGGTCGTCGCCGCAGGCACCCTCGAGCAGCTCGCCGCGCTCGCCGACAACCCCCCGGCCAAGACCCGGGTGATGCCGCTGAAGGTCGCCGGCGCATTCCACACCGAGCACATGGCCCCCGCCGTCGACGACCTGGCGCGTCTGTCCCGCGCCGTCTCCGTCCACGACGCGCGGGTGCCGCTGGTCTCCAACGTCGACGGCGAGGTGATCCACTCGGGCCGTGAGGCCCTGCGGCGGATCGTCAGTCAGGTGCGCAACCCGGTGCGCTGGGACCTGTGCATGGAGACGATGCGCGACCTCGGCGTGACCGGAATCATCGAGATCCCGCCGGCCGGTACCCTTACCGGCCTGGCGAAGCGCGGCCTGAAGGGCGTGGAGGTCCTCGCGCTGAAGTCACCGGAGGACCTCGACGCCGCACACCGCATGGTGCGCGAGCACGGCTCGGCCCGCGAGGCCTCCCAGCCCACCTGGCGGCTGGTCACCGCCCCCGTCAAGGGAACCGTGGCGATCACCGCGAGCACACCGGGAACCGCCGTCCCGGCCGGTGACGTCGTCGCCCGGATCTCCTCCCTGCGTGACACCCGCGAGGTGCTGGCCGACCACGCCGGAACCGTCGTGGAGTGGCTCGTCGAGGACGGCGACCCCGTCTCCCCCGGCCAGCCGCTGCTGCGCCTGCACCCCGAGGGCTCGATCGCATGA